Within the Terriglobales bacterium genome, the region CTCGTGGAGGGCTTGGTTTACTCGCGGACGGCGATGAACCACTCCATGAACTATCGCAGTGCGGTGTGCTTTGGCCATGCACGCCTGCTGGAATCAGAACAGGAAAAGCGTGTGGTATTCGAAGCCATGATTGGCCGCTACTTTGAAGAACGCACGGCCGGACGGGATTATCAAGCCCCTACTTTGGAGCATCTCAACGCCACCACGCTGGTGGAAGTTGAAATTGAAGAGATGAGCACCAAAGCGCGCAGCGGCGGTCCCACCGGTCCGCATGATGCTGATGCAGAAGCTAAAGGAAGCTGCGGAGTGGTGGAGGTGGGTTCAAGTAAGTGTCCTTTTTCCGGAGCCTCTCCACAAAGTAAAACTGCAGCCAAGACCGATAAAGCTACTTTAGCAGCGGTGCGTGGATATAGAGGTCTGTGTTGAGATCGAAAAGCGAGAGGCCGCATATCAGCGCAAGAAAAATGCGGAGAAGAAACGAAAGGCTGCCTAATCTGTAATCGCCGCGCCCGGTCAACTCAACCGTTGGGCGTCTACATTGTCAGTATAGAGTTGCTATGGAGTCATATGAAGCTAGGACGAATTAGTGCCATCTTTCGTTACCCAGTTAAGTCAATGGCCGGTGAATTACTAGATGTTGCAAGGCTAAGTTGGCATGGCATTGAGGGTGATCGTAGGTTAGCTTTTCGGCGACTCACTGACAAAAGTGGGATGCCCTGGCTGACAGCGAGCAAATTACCGCAGTTGCTCCTCTATAAACCATTCGGGCTCGACAGCAACACTGCCGAACTGCTTCCGACGCACATTCGTACGCCGGACGGGAAAGAGTACGAACTACGAAGCGACGAACTACGGGAGGAAATTTCGAGCCGGTATGGCAGTGATGTCGAATTGATGAATCTCAGACATGGCGTCTTCGACGAAGCCTGTATTTCGGTAATCAGCCTCGGCACAGTGCATGGCGTCGAGCGCGAGTCAGGCCGAGACCTTGACATTCGCAGATTTCGACCAAACGTTGTGATCGAAACCGATAGCGCTGAGCCGTTTGAGGAAGACAGATGGGTGGGCCGCGCATTGATATTTGGTGAAGCGAACAGCGGGGCAGCCCTCAGGGTTACTATGAGGGATGAGCGATGTGTCATGGTTAATCTTGACCCAGACACAGCCAAGCCACATTCTGAAGTGATGAAG harbors:
- a CDS encoding pyridoxamine 5'-phosphate oxidase family protein, with protein sequence METNILATQNTGERSRIRRHPERAVPGEASNILAQGTVAHVGFVKDGQPYVIPFTYHYDPAQPQRLYLHGSTASRTLLHLAAGAPVCVSVTLVEGLVYSRTAMNHSMNYRSAVCFGHARLLESEQEKRVVFEAMIGRYFEERTAGRDYQAPTLEHLNATTLVEVEIEEMSTKARSGGPTGPHDADAEAKGSCGVVEVGSSKCPFSGASPQSKTAAKTDKATLAAVRGYRGLC
- a CDS encoding MOSC domain-containing protein encodes the protein MKLGRISAIFRYPVKSMAGELLDVARLSWHGIEGDRRLAFRRLTDKSGMPWLTASKLPQLLLYKPFGLDSNTAELLPTHIRTPDGKEYELRSDELREEISSRYGSDVELMNLRHGVFDEACISVISLGTVHGVERESGRDLDIRRFRPNVVIETDSAEPFEEDRWVGRALIFGEANSGAALRVTMRDERCVMVNLDPDTAKPHSEVMKTVVRMNKNYAGVYGTVFRAGELRVGQVVTLGG